Proteins encoded in a region of the Streptomyces sp. NBC_01460 genome:
- a CDS encoding cytochrome P450, with protein MTDTLDETKTLADGPEDAPAYPIGRTCPYQMPPGYEQLREKGPISRVTLWNGRIAWLITGNELGRRLFPDGRLSSDVLDPNFPLLAPRIEAQRQQAAAPPLVGVDDPVHARQRRTVLPSFGVRQVNALRPAIQKYADELLDKMLAKGPGVTVDLLSEYALPMPSAVICMLLGVPYEDHHYFDERSRHVLSSSGQEQAAQAQTAFTEILAYLDDLISRKQAEPGDTLLDELIARQLDEGKVDRQELAMIATVLLVSGHETTSNMIALSTMALLAHPEQLEALRSDESLMPQAVDELMRFTSIGDMLMRVAKEDIEIEGHLIKAGDGVILSTMLMNRDPGSFEGADDLDIFRPSGRHVAFGYGIHQCIGQNLARAEMEIALATLFRRVPTLELAVPADEVPVNAPYVLQGVSELPVTW; from the coding sequence ATGACCGACACACTCGACGAGACGAAGACGCTGGCGGACGGACCCGAGGACGCCCCCGCCTATCCGATCGGGCGCACCTGCCCCTACCAGATGCCGCCCGGCTACGAGCAGCTCCGGGAGAAGGGCCCCATCTCCCGGGTCACCCTCTGGAACGGGCGCATCGCCTGGCTGATCACCGGCAACGAGCTCGGCCGCAGGCTGTTCCCGGACGGCCGGCTCTCCTCCGATGTCCTCGACCCGAACTTCCCACTGCTCGCGCCCCGGATCGAGGCCCAGCGCCAGCAGGCCGCCGCGCCCCCGCTGGTCGGCGTCGACGACCCGGTGCACGCCCGCCAGCGCCGCACGGTGCTGCCCAGCTTCGGCGTCCGCCAGGTCAACGCCCTGCGCCCGGCGATCCAGAAGTACGCCGACGAGCTGCTCGACAAGATGCTGGCCAAGGGCCCGGGCGTGACCGTCGACCTGCTCAGCGAGTACGCGCTGCCGATGCCGTCCGCCGTCATCTGCATGCTGCTGGGCGTCCCGTACGAGGACCACCACTACTTCGACGAACGCTCGCGACACGTGCTTTCCTCATCCGGCCAGGAGCAGGCGGCACAGGCACAGACGGCCTTCACCGAGATCCTCGCGTACCTCGACGACCTGATCAGCCGCAAGCAGGCCGAACCCGGAGACACCCTGCTCGACGAGTTGATCGCCCGCCAGCTGGACGAGGGCAAGGTCGACCGTCAGGAACTCGCGATGATCGCCACGGTCCTGCTGGTCTCCGGCCACGAGACGACGTCCAACATGATCGCCCTTTCCACGATGGCGCTGCTGGCCCACCCGGAGCAGTTGGAGGCGCTGCGCTCCGACGAGTCCCTGATGCCCCAGGCCGTGGACGAGCTGATGCGGTTCACATCCATCGGCGACATGCTGATGCGCGTGGCCAAGGAGGACATCGAGATCGAGGGCCACCTCATCAAGGCCGGGGACGGGGTGATTCTTTCGACGATGCTGATGAACCGGGACCCCGGCTCCTTCGAGGGCGCCGACGACCTGGACATCTTCCGGCCTTCCGGCCGCCACGTCGCATTCGGGTACGGCATCCATCAGTGCATCGGCCAGAACCTGGCCCGCGCCGAGATGGAGATCGCCCTGGCGACCCTGTTCCGCAGGGTGCCGACGCTGGAACTCGCGGTCCCCGCCGACGAGGTGCCGGTTAACGCGCCCTACGTACTCCAGGGAGTCTCCGAGCTCCCTGTCACCTGGTAG
- a CDS encoding ferredoxin, producing the protein MHISVDSDRCIGSAQCAVTVPSVFEQDEDGLSTVIPGREDGGGEPLVREAVRACPVRAITIKETEDA; encoded by the coding sequence GTGCACATCTCGGTCGACTCCGACCGGTGCATCGGCTCCGCCCAATGTGCCGTCACCGTGCCCTCCGTCTTCGAACAGGACGAGGACGGACTCTCCACCGTCATCCCCGGCCGTGAGGACGGCGGCGGCGAGCCGCTGGTGCGCGAGGCTGTCCGGGCATGCCCGGTGCGAGCCATCACCATCAAGGAGACGGAGGACGCGTGA